The following are from one region of the Aquirufa lenticrescens genome:
- a CDS encoding OmpA family protein gives MKKLLLGLLFLSGTVAAQENDKSLVIIGGPTDLWTNNRLTGKDEFNAFTNLGVQFSKRKSANMDVVYTSLAGFQGEFFSPGAWNGKFISAGANMRYFFIPRKKTSVFKPFFQIGADAFARRDYGYPGNAYELNAVGGLGLDLKVAKNFSIIVQSNLAIPMAQSTEAGVKIASVRGSNNSTSFGLVYHFGFKAAKKKMDEEAAIAAAKAAEEAAAKAAAEAAEQDRIAREMAAKKAAADAKEKADAIAKAEAEAKAKAEAIAKAEAEVKAAAQLKADQEAMAETTILYMNNKWELTSESEAKLKVVASALTARPEIKVRIDGHSDTYGTSKNNLKASRFRAQGAAKFLVKNGIAASRLKVNAYGEDKPVASNKTKAGMTLNRRIEIRIIK, from the coding sequence ATGAAAAAATTACTACTAGGTTTATTATTCCTAAGCGGAACAGTCGCAGCACAAGAAAACGACAAATCGTTAGTCATTATAGGCGGCCCTACCGACTTATGGACAAACAATCGCTTAACGGGAAAGGATGAATTCAATGCTTTCACGAACTTAGGAGTACAATTCTCGAAGCGTAAATCCGCGAATATGGATGTGGTTTACACGTCCTTAGCCGGTTTTCAAGGGGAATTTTTTAGCCCAGGTGCCTGGAATGGCAAATTTATCTCTGCGGGCGCTAACATGCGCTACTTCTTCATCCCACGTAAAAAGACATCGGTTTTTAAACCATTCTTCCAAATAGGAGCAGACGCCTTCGCGCGTCGAGACTACGGTTACCCTGGAAATGCCTATGAATTAAACGCTGTAGGTGGTTTAGGACTTGACCTAAAAGTGGCGAAAAATTTCTCTATTATCGTTCAATCGAATTTAGCCATCCCGATGGCTCAATCGACGGAAGCAGGAGTGAAGATCGCGTCTGTGAGGGGTTCGAATAATAGTACTTCCTTCGGTTTAGTATACCACTTTGGTTTCAAAGCAGCGAAGAAGAAAATGGATGAGGAGGCAGCCATTGCGGCAGCAAAAGCAGCGGAAGAAGCAGCGGCGAAAGCTGCAGCGGAGGCGGCAGAGCAAGATCGAATTGCACGCGAGATGGCAGCTAAAAAGGCAGCAGCTGATGCAAAAGAAAAAGCAGACGCTATCGCTAAAGCAGAGGCAGAAGCGAAAGCAAAAGCTGAGGCCATCGCGAAAGCGGAGGCAGAAGTGAAGGCGGCGGCTCAGTTGAAAGCAGATCAAGAGGCGATGGCGGAAACGACCATCTTGTACATGAATAATAAGTGGGAGTTGACGTCAGAATCAGAAGCAAAATTGAAAGTAGTTGCTTCAGCATTGACGGCACGTCCAGAAATTAAGGTGCGCATTGATGGTCACTCAGATACGTATGGTACATCAAAAAATAACCTAAAGGCATCTCGCTTTAGAGCGCAAGGGGCAGCTAAATTCTTAGTGAAAAATGGAATCGCGGCTTCTCGCCTTAAAGTAAATGCCTATGGCGAAGACAAGCCAGTAGCTTCGAACAAAACGAAGGCAGGAATGACGCTTAACCGTCGCATCGAAATTAGAATCATCAAATAA
- a CDS encoding O-antigen ligase family protein: MKPTLSSFIAILASVFYLAVYFIPDMGGSDVMGAQWLYSSSLSLGIVAFIGLRYKVYEEAIKHVLSFKFTWVFSLLVFWAIGSYFYAINPTETLVTLARLITTYFVFLNLSILYYNQDRAFLFTGIAYAITAFLFFDAIYVIKGFSANLRTMNLDAAILGLNKYHGNKNVTAATLLILIPFAMYVIMSAKWLGKIAGIIALFLGTFGLFLLNTRSTYVGFALIIVLFFTGLIWKKKSALKPALLFVLLPAVLAIFASNMRLKLAVAGQDTETGYGTVTKRIGDITIASEQNSRIHLWGTAADYALHNPILGAGYGNWKLASIPYERELANELFVPYHAHNDFIEMFADLGLVGGLCFAGLFLLLLYYTVQFLNQKRGDELMVIIAFLAVTCYGVDALLNFPAERTAMQTMLSLAAALVLIPLDNTSRNLRALPFIYLIAGAALLIPAIYIANETFESLKIQKFVMGEVNADPKMATIEVEKLPDIPNLSSSTLPMKAMLSRYYIRDKRFDDALRVLKESEKDNPFLHYNDFLRTSIYASLNKMDSAHFYAKRAFDAWPRASSYYKNMIFTSAKLKDTNEIKRALQVSLDVNNDNALTWNQYLLGMFEVKQGADKNLLAQLEKTLKKFPADTAILNPTKNMLRGGNRDLQGLTAKGNALFVKGKYVQAAAIYKELSQLDPGNFSHLENVGICYYAGRKFAESLFYFAKSEQHPGNNTGKSAYFAGMSQLSTGKKADACASFNRSQAKGYPDAAAAIAQHCK, from the coding sequence ATGAAACCCACCCTCTCCTCCTTCATCGCGATTTTAGCCAGCGTCTTCTACCTCGCCGTCTACTTCATCCCAGACATGGGCGGGTCGGATGTGATGGGTGCGCAGTGGTTGTATTCGAGTAGCTTGAGTTTAGGGATTGTGGCCTTCATAGGTCTACGCTATAAAGTCTACGAAGAGGCTATAAAGCACGTTCTTTCTTTCAAGTTTACGTGGGTGTTTTCGCTGTTGGTTTTTTGGGCGATTGGGTCCTATTTCTATGCGATAAATCCCACGGAGACGCTGGTGACTTTGGCCCGATTGATTACTACCTATTTCGTCTTTTTGAATCTCTCGATTCTGTATTATAACCAAGATCGCGCGTTTCTTTTTACTGGGATTGCGTATGCGATTACGGCCTTTTTGTTCTTCGATGCCATCTATGTGATCAAGGGTTTTAGCGCGAATTTGCGCACGATGAATTTGGACGCGGCCATCCTAGGTTTGAATAAATACCACGGGAATAAGAACGTGACGGCGGCGACGCTTTTAATATTGATTCCGTTTGCAATGTATGTGATTATGTCTGCCAAATGGCTAGGCAAAATTGCCGGAATCATCGCCCTATTCTTAGGGACGTTTGGCCTGTTTTTGTTGAACACGCGTTCCACCTATGTGGGTTTTGCGTTGATCATAGTGTTGTTTTTCACTGGACTTATTTGGAAGAAAAAATCAGCGCTAAAACCGGCGCTTCTTTTCGTTTTATTGCCTGCGGTCCTAGCGATCTTCGCTTCGAATATGCGTTTGAAATTAGCTGTCGCTGGACAAGATACCGAGACTGGTTATGGCACAGTAACGAAGCGTATCGGAGACATCACCATTGCCAGTGAACAAAATTCTCGTATTCACCTTTGGGGAACTGCTGCAGATTATGCGCTTCACAATCCCATTTTAGGTGCGGGTTATGGCAACTGGAAATTAGCCTCGATTCCTTACGAGCGGGAGCTGGCGAACGAGTTATTTGTGCCGTATCACGCGCACAATGATTTCATCGAAATGTTTGCGGATTTAGGTCTGGTAGGCGGACTTTGTTTTGCAGGATTGTTCCTGCTTTTGCTCTATTATACGGTTCAGTTTTTAAACCAAAAACGTGGCGATGAACTCATGGTCATCATCGCCTTTTTAGCCGTTACTTGCTACGGCGTGGATGCGCTTTTAAACTTCCCGGCAGAGCGGACAGCGATGCAGACGATGCTGTCGTTGGCGGCGGCGTTGGTGTTGATTCCTTTGGACAATACATCACGGAACCTACGCGCACTACCCTTCATTTACCTCATCGCGGGAGCAGCTCTTTTAATCCCAGCGATCTACATCGCGAACGAAACGTTTGAGTCCTTGAAGATCCAAAAATTCGTGATGGGAGAAGTGAACGCAGATCCGAAAATGGCGACTATTGAAGTGGAGAAATTGCCAGACATTCCGAATCTTTCTTCGTCCACTTTACCGATGAAAGCTATGTTATCTCGCTACTACATTCGGGACAAACGTTTTGACGACGCCTTGCGTGTGTTGAAAGAGAGCGAAAAGGATAACCCTTTCTTGCACTATAATGACTTCTTGCGCACCTCCATTTATGCGTCTTTGAACAAAATGGACTCGGCTCACTTCTATGCGAAACGTGCCTTTGATGCCTGGCCTCGCGCGTCTAGTTATTACAAGAATATGATTTTCACGTCTGCGAAACTCAAGGATACGAACGAGATCAAGCGGGCGTTGCAGGTATCTTTGGACGTAAACAACGACAACGCCTTAACATGGAATCAGTACTTGCTAGGGATGTTCGAAGTGAAGCAAGGGGCAGACAAAAACTTACTGGCGCAATTAGAAAAGACCTTGAAAAAATTCCCGGCGGACACGGCGATTTTGAATCCAACGAAAAACATGTTGCGCGGAGGCAACCGCGATTTACAAGGACTGACGGCGAAAGGAAATGCGCTATTCGTGAAAGGAAAATACGTGCAAGCGGCAGCCATCTACAAGGAACTTTCACAACTAGATCCGGGTAATTTCTCCCACCTAGAAAACGTAGGGATTTGCTATTATGCGGGCCGTAAGTTTGCAGAAAGTTTGTTCTATTTTGCCAAATCCGAACAACACCCCGGGAATAATACCGGGAAATCGGCGTACTTTGCGGGTATGTCTCAGCTGTCCACTGGCAAGAAAGCAGACGCATGTGCTAGTTTTAATAGATCACAAGCAAAAGGCTACCCAGATGCAGCTGCAGCCATTGCTCAGCATTGTAAATAA
- a CDS encoding tail fiber domain-containing protein: MKKILFLCLISVSVFAQTGIGTTTPAVKLHVKSNGSIFRMEGSDHAYMELYPQGPSTRYGYLGYLGANSTTLTLMNQFSTGALTFGTNNTNRMWLNSDGKLGIGTATPGTTLHIDNANTFGSDPSNTTSPSLYILNTNNTSTASHATALIRTAGAGGGNPYLAFDILGVRGYSMGIDNADSDKFKFYTNWNLNNSVAPAYTVTTDNKVGIGTDSPFSRLHLKSSEMTTLYLESTSSDNYGIIQLNANTNQNWGNNYHEFMFFQNQGTNIGSIVGSNGGNMVSYNTSSDYRLKTDFKDFNGLDLINKVKTYDYSWKRDSSRMYGVIAHELQEVLPYAVSGKKDAMDADGKIIPQSVDYSKLTPILVKALQEQDVKMKQLEERIVQLEKLLNKEGNN, translated from the coding sequence ATGAAAAAGATATTATTTCTCTGCTTGATCTCAGTAAGTGTTTTTGCCCAAACGGGTATTGGGACGACTACTCCCGCAGTAAAACTCCATGTGAAATCTAATGGAAGTATTTTTCGTATGGAGGGTTCAGACCATGCGTACATGGAATTATATCCTCAGGGACCAAGTACGCGATATGGCTATTTAGGATACCTTGGGGCTAATTCTACCACGTTGACTCTGATGAATCAATTTTCTACAGGGGCACTTACGTTTGGTACCAATAATACAAACCGGATGTGGCTCAATTCGGATGGGAAATTAGGCATTGGAACGGCTACACCAGGAACTACATTACATATAGATAACGCTAATACTTTTGGTTCAGACCCTTCTAATACAACAAGTCCCAGTTTGTATATTTTAAACACAAATAATACTTCCACAGCATCTCATGCCACTGCACTGATAAGGACCGCTGGCGCTGGCGGTGGCAATCCCTATCTTGCATTCGACATCTTGGGAGTAAGAGGCTATTCTATGGGGATAGATAATGCAGATTCAGATAAGTTTAAATTTTACACAAATTGGAATTTAAACAATTCAGTAGCTCCGGCCTACACAGTTACTACCGATAATAAAGTGGGAATTGGTACAGATTCACCATTCTCCAGACTCCATCTCAAATCTTCTGAAATGACTACACTTTATCTTGAGAGCACAAGTTCGGATAATTATGGTATCATACAATTAAATGCAAATACCAATCAAAACTGGGGGAACAACTATCACGAGTTTATGTTTTTTCAAAATCAGGGGACTAATATTGGTTCCATTGTTGGGTCAAATGGCGGCAACATGGTTTCATATAATACATCCTCTGATTATCGCTTAAAAACTGATTTTAAAGATTTTAACGGATTAGATTTAATTAATAAAGTAAAAACATATGATTACTCCTGGAAGAGGGATAGCTCTAGAATGTATGGTGTTATAGCACATGAACTTCAAGAAGTGCTACCTTATGCTGTTTCTGGAAAAAAGGATGCAATGGATGCTGATGGAAAAATAATTCCCCAATCTGTTGATTACAGTAAGTTGACTCCCATTTTAGTTAAAGCTCTTCAAGAGCAAGATGTAAAAATGAAGCAATTAGAAGAGCGAATAGTGCAATTAGAAAAATTGTTAAATAAAGAAGGCAATAATTGA
- a CDS encoding fibrinogen-like YCDxxxxGGGW domain-containing protein has protein sequence MRKFYFILFLLTSSILSNAQINFQNLALRKPFVNTTQVFSYSGAIQKFIVPNRVTSIQVNAIGAKGGTGARGQIGGAGANITTTLNVTPGQTLYIVVGGFPGQSATAKYGFGGNGGSGGNYGGAGGGLSGVFTSASPANANALVVAGGGGGGAGISTEFNYTGGNAGNTISGTSSNGNQPVEPAYIKNNKYQNGYAATITEPGLAGEPYDPGTKGTNGNDISGGSGGSDTGVGGWNGGGGAGGGFFGGGGGAGGGGATGGGAGGSTKSSSAYSIFGTPNTTGDGSVAITCFSNSGLVLNLDAGNSSSYTGSSTIWKDLTLNANDASLSSNKYYPSYEGYFSFDGTTNYGDFTANVSNATAVTVEMWANVTNVGASNMNGMMFGFNTYDVWTSDGHLGFNCGNGVLYGINTSVFSTYWGDWQHYTFVMYPGSNYTSNKIYINGVQQTLSTQIAGTGWSAANAVFGSGIGRISGWRLSDGYKINMGVANFKIYNRELTQQEINTNFTAYRYKFRAAKDGLGPASASTSAYQIKQDYPNSPDGFYWIKNANINGGIPIKIYADMTTEGGGWTLILKNSSYAGWNYANAISLNSSNPFTTNADITSTSTSNYSIVGWANYIKKSASGFQYMIDATNRKSYGGIWTANGNYSFVNTDNTQTNVTVDKKFNKWEYVANNMGLSQRMPWYSSTAGSGYGLLTICDGTGNWWGTLISTFYGYPPVPWISNAGTGGDVNEFPGIIWYWVR, from the coding sequence ATGCGGAAATTTTATTTCATACTATTTTTATTGACATCTTCGATTTTGTCGAATGCGCAAATTAATTTTCAAAACTTAGCACTTCGGAAACCTTTTGTAAATACCACTCAAGTATTTTCCTATTCAGGTGCTATTCAAAAGTTCATCGTGCCTAATCGTGTCACGAGTATTCAGGTGAATGCTATAGGGGCCAAAGGAGGTACAGGTGCCAGAGGACAAATAGGTGGTGCAGGAGCAAATATAACGACAACTTTAAATGTAACGCCAGGCCAAACTTTATACATCGTAGTGGGCGGATTTCCTGGCCAATCAGCTACGGCTAAGTATGGCTTTGGAGGTAATGGTGGAAGTGGAGGTAACTATGGAGGTGCAGGCGGAGGATTATCAGGGGTGTTTACTTCCGCAAGTCCAGCGAATGCAAACGCTTTAGTAGTTGCTGGTGGAGGTGGAGGTGGAGCAGGAATTTCTACAGAGTTTAATTATACTGGTGGTAATGCGGGGAATACGATTAGTGGAACTTCTAGCAATGGAAATCAACCCGTTGAGCCAGCTTATATAAAGAATAACAAATACCAGAATGGCTATGCAGCCACTATAACTGAACCCGGATTAGCCGGAGAGCCCTATGATCCTGGAACTAAAGGGACAAACGGTAATGATATTTCTGGTGGATCTGGAGGCTCAGATACTGGAGTAGGGGGTTGGAACGGTGGAGGCGGCGCAGGCGGCGGATTTTTTGGAGGCGGCGGAGGTGCAGGCGGTGGCGGAGCTACGGGTGGTGGTGCTGGTGGTTCTACAAAATCCAGTTCTGCCTATAGTATATTTGGGACACCAAATACAACTGGTGATGGCAGTGTGGCTATAACTTGTTTTTCAAATTCTGGATTGGTGTTAAATTTAGATGCAGGGAATTCAAGTAGTTATACAGGATCCTCAACTATTTGGAAAGATTTAACTCTAAACGCAAACGATGCTAGTTTAAGCTCAAATAAATACTATCCATCTTACGAGGGGTATTTTTCATTTGATGGCACAACTAATTATGGGGATTTTACGGCTAATGTAAGTAATGCAACCGCTGTAACTGTAGAGATGTGGGCGAATGTAACGAATGTTGGGGCTTCAAATATGAATGGTATGATGTTTGGTTTCAATACATATGATGTTTGGACAAGTGATGGACATTTAGGATTTAATTGCGGCAATGGTGTTTTATATGGAATCAATACTTCTGTCTTTAGTACTTATTGGGGTGATTGGCAACATTATACATTTGTCATGTATCCTGGGAGTAATTACACCTCCAATAAAATTTATATTAATGGAGTTCAACAAACACTTAGTACACAAATTGCAGGGACTGGTTGGAGCGCAGCAAATGCGGTTTTTGGATCAGGGATAGGCAGAATTTCTGGGTGGAGGCTTTCAGATGGGTATAAGATAAATATGGGTGTCGCCAATTTTAAAATTTATAATCGTGAATTAACGCAACAGGAAATCAATACTAATTTTACAGCTTATAGGTATAAATTTCGTGCTGCTAAAGATGGGCTTGGTCCCGCATCGGCATCTACTAGTGCTTATCAAATTAAACAAGATTATCCTAACTCACCCGATGGATTTTATTGGATAAAAAATGCAAATATCAATGGAGGTATCCCAATTAAAATTTACGCAGACATGACTACGGAAGGTGGTGGATGGACATTAATATTGAAAAATTCATCTTATGCAGGATGGAATTATGCGAATGCGATTTCCTTAAATTCTTCGAATCCATTTACAACCAATGCAGATATTACAAGCACTTCTACATCAAATTATTCTATTGTTGGGTGGGCAAATTATATTAAAAAAAGTGCAAGTGGTTTTCAATATATGATTGATGCTACTAATAGAAAAAGCTATGGTGGAATTTGGACGGCCAATGGGAATTATAGTTTTGTTAATACAGATAATACACAAACTAATGTCACAGTCGACAAAAAGTTCAATAAATGGGAATATGTGGCAAACAATATGGGTTTGTCACAAAGAATGCCATGGTATAGTTCAACTGCTGGTTCTGGGTATGGTTTATTAACAATTTGTGATGGTACAGGTAATTGGTGGGGCACATTAATTTCTACTTTTTATGGATATCCCCCAGTGCCATGGATTAGTAATGCTGGAACAGGAGGGGATGTAAATGAGTTTCCTGGTATTATTTGGTATTGGGTCCGTTAA
- a CDS encoding fibrinogen-like YCDxxxxGGGW domain-containing protein has product MKRVWVLFLLCKLSVLVAQTSTNSTGSGNFNNTAIWTSPKDLTGNANILTGHTITIPNITTVYSNKITFNGTAKLVLTNNSSKWVAATSMNGAPTMESINNSINWSSSSVYINDAYGVSHNRPWLDATQAWSAGTVDNPNDYLQYDLQSPRWVQGIVTQGRGNMAQWVTSAKVETSIDNVNWAVASTGMTLNSDQNTKVYNNFSNVMLARFVRVTPITNSNYPSMRLGILFRENILRSCKEILAAFPGSASGTYTIDPDGLAGAQPNTTCYCDMATDGGGWTLVLNYLHAGGTNPELNVRANSLPLQGSTALGTNEQGTTTWGHTSPAYLSSFTFTELRFYGITSGHNRIVNFKTSHPETISYFKTGTGSASGIQSGAFPLTGHNGITPGSASSFFTSQGNKAMTEFPFWIAGLNHWGIKGYTDRWEVDDYPAGTGGTGYQNSTFHQIWIR; this is encoded by the coding sequence ATGAAAAGAGTATGGGTTCTTTTTCTTTTGTGTAAATTATCGGTGCTTGTTGCTCAAACATCTACCAACAGTACGGGATCGGGTAACTTTAATAACACGGCTATTTGGACAAGTCCTAAAGATTTAACGGGAAATGCTAATATATTAACAGGTCACACCATCACTATACCCAATATCACAACGGTCTATTCAAATAAAATTACCTTTAATGGCACGGCTAAATTAGTGTTAACAAATAATTCCAGTAAATGGGTAGCTGCAACCAGTATGAATGGAGCCCCTACCATGGAGTCTATTAATAATTCAATCAATTGGTCTTCATCAAGTGTTTATATTAATGATGCCTATGGAGTATCACATAATAGACCATGGTTAGACGCAACACAGGCTTGGTCAGCTGGAACAGTAGATAACCCCAATGATTATTTACAATATGATCTTCAAAGTCCACGTTGGGTACAAGGGATAGTTACGCAAGGTAGAGGTAATATGGCCCAGTGGGTAACCAGTGCTAAAGTGGAAACGAGTATAGATAATGTTAATTGGGCAGTTGCAAGCACGGGTATGACTTTGAATTCGGATCAAAATACAAAGGTGTACAACAACTTTTCAAATGTCATGCTTGCACGCTTTGTGCGAGTTACACCAATTACTAACTCTAACTATCCATCCATGCGATTAGGTATATTGTTTCGTGAAAATATCTTAAGGTCATGTAAAGAAATTTTAGCCGCTTTCCCAGGTTCAGCTTCTGGTACTTATACTATAGATCCTGACGGATTAGCTGGGGCACAGCCTAATACGACTTGCTATTGTGATATGGCGACTGATGGCGGAGGATGGACTTTGGTATTGAATTATTTACATGCAGGAGGTACTAATCCTGAATTAAATGTTAGAGCAAATTCCTTACCACTTCAAGGCTCTACTGCCTTAGGTACAAATGAACAAGGTACAACTACTTGGGGGCATACTTCACCAGCCTATTTAAGTAGTTTTACTTTTACGGAACTACGTTTTTATGGAATAACATCAGGGCACAATAGAATTGTAAATTTTAAGACTTCACATCCCGAGACAATCAGTTATTTTAAAACGGGTACAGGAAGTGCATCAGGGATACAATCAGGGGCTTTTCCACTTACAGGTCATAATGGAATTACGCCAGGAAGTGCGTCTAGCTTTTTTACAAGTCAGGGGAACAAAGCAATGACGGAATTTCCATTTTGGATCGCCGGGTTAAATCACTGGGGAATCAAAGGATATACAGATAGATGGGAAGTAGATGATTACCCTGCAGGAACAGGTGGCACAGGGTATCAAAATAGCACCTTCCATCAAATTTGGATTCGATAA
- a CDS encoding tail fiber domain-containing protein codes for MKKIVVLLLVSFYAFSQTGIGTTTPINKLDIFTTKADPATSNSSANGNLRLGASGANTHVLDFGLSSTSTFSWMQARDRGNYATLYSLAFNPIGGNVGIGTSAPNSTLTVGNSTGTIPGEISINPAFTSNEGGQINIKKSLNGSTADWIIDQYGTTSSDARLRIFNSIAETNGITIMENGNIGMGSLTPSVRLQVAGDIIANSIAGSSDARFKTNISPIENPLQKVLQLRGVNFDWKTTEFPTRSFSENRSVGFIAQEVEKILPEVVSKDNSPEEYRSVKYDKVVALLVEAIKEQQKQIDSLKSQVKKLKRKKK; via the coding sequence TTGAAAAAAATAGTCGTCCTTTTATTGGTGTCGTTTTATGCCTTTTCCCAAACGGGGATAGGGACGACTACGCCCATTAATAAGCTAGACATATTTACGACTAAGGCAGATCCAGCTACTTCTAACTCTTCAGCAAATGGCAACCTAAGGTTAGGCGCATCAGGAGCAAATACGCACGTGTTGGATTTTGGCCTAAGTTCTACGTCTACATTTTCTTGGATGCAGGCGAGAGATAGAGGGAATTATGCCACCCTATACAGCTTGGCATTTAATCCTATAGGTGGCAATGTAGGGATAGGAACTTCGGCTCCTAATAGCACCCTCACGGTAGGAAATTCTACAGGAACTATCCCTGGAGAAATTTCGATTAATCCGGCCTTTACTTCTAACGAAGGAGGCCAAATCAATATTAAAAAATCTTTAAACGGAAGTACGGCAGACTGGATAATTGATCAATATGGCACGACCTCATCCGATGCTAGACTCCGTATTTTTAATTCCATTGCAGAAACAAATGGCATTACCATTATGGAAAATGGGAATATCGGCATGGGTAGCTTAACTCCTTCCGTACGTTTGCAAGTTGCGGGCGATATCATTGCAAACTCCATCGCTGGTTCCTCAGATGCACGGTTTAAAACGAATATCTCTCCTATCGAAAATCCGTTGCAAAAAGTATTGCAGCTTCGTGGGGTAAATTTTGATTGGAAGACGACTGAGTTTCCTACTCGTAGCTTTAGTGAAAATCGTTCAGTAGGTTTCATCGCTCAAGAAGTAGAGAAAATCCTGCCAGAGGTAGTGTCTAAAGACAATTCGCCAGAGGAATACCGCTCGGTGAAATACGACAAAGTAGTAGCCCTTTTAGTGGAGGCTATCAAAGAGCAACAAAAGCAAATCGATAGCTTAAAATCTCAAGTCAAGAAGTTAAAGCGCAAGAAAAAATAG